The Myxococcales bacterium genomic sequence GACGATCGGTATGGCCGACCCGCGTGAAAAGATCCGGGACCTCATCGAGTGGTCCGTCTCGGAGGAGTACTTCACGTTGCGGCAGCAGATCGGGTTCAGCATTGGAAGCTGACCGATGTCTTCGTCAGTGACCCTGGCCGCCCTCGTGGCGGCCGCCGTCGCTGCGGGCCCGGCGCTATGGCTCGGCCGGTGGCGGCGGCGGCGGGACTACGAAGCTCAGGCGCGCTTCGAAGCCAACGACGAAGCGGAATCGCTTTGCCGCGTGGCGCGCGAGGAGGCGCGGCGTTTGGTTCTGGAGGCGGGGGTGCGTGCACGCGAAGAAGCGCTGGAGCGTCGCCGGGGTGCCGAGGCGCCCCTCGGGGCTCAGCGGCGCAAGCACGAGGCCCTTTCCCTGGCGGTAGCGAAGCGGGACGCGGCGCTCGCCATCAAGCGCACGGAGCTCGATCGGGTTCGGTCCCAGATGGAACGACGTGCAAAGACCGTCAAGACACGCGAGCAGGACGTGGCGGTGGCGCGGAAAGAGTTCGAGGCGCTCCATGAGTCCGCGCGCCGTGAGCTGGAAAGCCGAGCGGGACTCACGCGTGAGGAGGTGAAAAAGGCGCTGGTGGCCCAAGCGGTGGAGCAGGCTACGGCCGAAGCTGCGAATGTGGTGCGGGCCGCCGAGCAGCTTACGCCCGGCGCCGAACACGGCAGGATGGCGAAGCGCCTCATGGGGCTCAGCATCGGGCGCTTTCACGGCCACTACCTGACCGAACGGCACCTTTCCGTCATCTCCCTGATCGATCCCCGCAGGGGCCGTGCGAACGTACCCACCGAGGCCCTGGAGGCGATCGCCCAGGTGGCAGGCGTACACCTGACCCTCACGGACGAGCAAGACGCGGTTCGTCTCGAGGGACTCGACGGGGTGGGGCGCGAGGTGGCTCGGCGCAGCCTGAACCGCTTGATCAAGCGTCCTGCGCGCAACGCCGACGATGTCACGCGCCTGGCGCAGAACCAAAAGACGCAGCTCGACAAAGAACTGCTGGAGCTTGGTCGAAAAGCGTTCGCGGCACTTCAGATCCCACGCGCTCATCCCGAGATCGTGGATCTGGTCGGGCGGCTGAACTATCGGACGAGCTTCACCCAGAACCAGTGGAAGCACGCGGTGGAGGCGGCGTTCCTCTGCGGCATGATGGCCGAGGAGCTCAAGCTCGACGCCAAGGTGGCGCGGCGGGCGGCGCTGATGCACGACATCGGCAAGGCGCTCACCCACGAGATCGATGGCTCTCACGCGGTGATCGGCGCCGACATCGCGCGGCGCCTGGGCGAGTCCGAGCTGGTGGCCAACGCCATTGGGGCTCACCATACGGACGAGCCCTTCAATAGCCCCTACGCCTTTTTGGTCGCTGCCGCCGATGCCCTGTCGGGTGCGCGCCCCGGGGCGCGGCGGCAAACAGAGGACAATTACGTCGGTAAGATCGCCGATCTCGAGCGCATCGTGCGAGGCTTCCGCGACATCCAGGAGGCCTTCGCCGTTCAGGGCGGGCGTGAGGTGCGCGTGTATGTCAAAGAAGATCGTGTGGACGACCTGGGGGCGATCGACCTTTCGTCTCGGCTGGCGCAGACCATCTCCGACGAGATGACCTTCCCCGGACAGATCCGCGTGACCGTGATTCGCGAGTTTCGGGCCGAAGAAAACGCCGGGTAATCCTCATGCCTCCTGCTCTGTTTTACGCACTGGGCTTCGCGCTCGTGTTCTTTGGTGTGTTGCGGTTGGTGTTCCTTGGTCTCCGGGCGCCCAAGCCCACACCGGAAGAGCTGGAAGCTGCGCGCAACCAGAAGGTTGGCTTTGGCCTGTTGTCGTTCCTGGGCGGTGGCCGGGGCACCGCGGGCCGTCGCCACACGACCATGGGTATCCTTTGGATCGTGATGGGGCTCTACGTGATGTGGTCCGGCTATGCGCTAGGCCGCCGCCAGGCGGCGGAGGCGGCGAGGGAGAGCCGCCCGCGTGCCATCCGGGCTCTCGTGAATCCCGAAGGAGGGCCTCCGGCCCGTCCGTCCGCGGAGGGGCCCACGTTGAAAGCGTCGCCGCAGCCCTCGTCGCCGGGGGCGCCTGGTGAAACGCCGTGACCGGCGTGACACCGCTTACGAGCTGGCGGAGGTGTAGCTGCGCAGGGCGCGGAGCCAGGTGCGGCGCGCCAGCCACGTAAACACCAATCCGCCCGCCACACAGAGGAGGGCGTTCACCAGGGTGAGGCGTCCCAGCAGCGCCAGCGCTGGGTACGTGGTCATGAGCGCCAGCGGAAACACCACGGTGAAGAGCACCTGCAGCAGGCCGCGGAACACCGTGACGGGCCAGCGGCCCGCATCGAAGAGCGAGGTCATGAGGTAGCTGAGGTTGTCGACGCGCACCACGTAGAACGAAGCGCTCACCACGAGAATCCAGACGGAATAGAGCAACGCCACGGCCACCACCAGCAGCAATGCGGCCTTGGCCAGGGAGGCCACGCTGGGCGGGTGGCCCAGGAGAACGAAGGCGTAAACGAACACCGCCAGGGCGCCCAGCAGATCGACCATGCGCCAGGGCTCGAAGCGGGCGGTGGATACGAGGAATTGCGTGTCAGCGGGCTTCATCAGGATGAAGTCGAAGGTGCCGGTGCGGATCCCCTCCGTCACCAACGTGAGGCTGGGTGTGACGCCTCCCTCGAGGATGCCCTTGAGCAAGACGAACCAGCCGATCACGACCAGCGCGTCGGGGAAAGTCCAGCCGACCATCGTCTCCCTTTGCTCGAAGACGACCAGCAGGGGCACGAGGGTCACTGCGAGCCAGAACAGGGACATGATGCCCTTGAAGATGAAATCGAGACGGTACTGCATGGCCAGCGCCGCCGAGACGCGCGCCTGAACGGCAAGCAGGGCCCCGTATCGTCTGAACCCCTGCATCATCCACCGAAGGCGATGAAGCGTCGCAGACCCTGGCGCCAGGTCACGGCCGCGAGGCTTGCCATGCCCGCCACGAAGAGCCACTGGATGCCGAGATCGCGTGTGGCATCGAGCAGCGAGAGCTTGCCGATCCAGGTCTCTACCGGGAACGCCAACATGTAGCGAAAGGGCAGGGCTCGCGATAGGGGTGTGACCCAGGTCGGGAGCAGTTCGAGGGGAAAGAGGTAGCCCGAGAGCACGAAGTGTATGGCCAGCCACATGTCGAAGATCGATAAGGCGCTCTCGACGAACATCGCCAGCGAGCCGATCGTCAGCATCGTGAAGAACAGGATGAGCCAGGCGCCAAGCAGCGAAAAGGCGAACACGGCTGCTCGCCCAAAGCTGCCGAAGAGCAGCGGGTCTCCGCCCACGTAGATGAGTACGGCCACGACCGGTGAGACCATCAGCATGCGGATGGGAACGGCTGCGATGTGCTCGGCGCTGTATTGAACGAGCGGCGAGATGGGGCGCAAGAGGCGCGTGGCGAGAGCCCCCTGGCGGATGTCCATGGTCATCTCCCATACCAGCCAGTTGTTCGTGACGATACGAACCACCAGAACGGCCAGGTAGTAGGTGACGAAGTCCCTCTGCCCAAAGCGTCCCACCGGGCCGCTGGCGGCGACGGCCGTCCACAGACCCATCATCACGAGGGGCATGTTCGTGGTCAGGATCCACACGAGGAACTCGGCCCGGTACGCGACCATCTCCGCCAGCCCCACGCGCAACAGGGCGGGATACGCGCGCAGGCTACGCCACATCAGGGGACCTCGCCCGCCGCGCGGAATTGTCGACGTGTGCCTGCTGGAACAGCTCCCGCATCACGTCCTCGAGAGGGGGATCCTCGATTGAAAGATCGGCCACGGGCAAGTGGGCGAAGGCGTACTTGACGGACTCGTTCACGCGGTCGGCTGAAACCGACACGACCACCCGGCCTTCGTCGCGCGTCAACACCGTGCCCAGGGGCGTCACGGCCTCGAGCGTAACGGGCGAGGCCAGGCCTACCGTCAATCGCCGATCGGGTCGGATCCGGCGCACCAGGGTCTTGAGTTCCCCGTCGTAGATGAGGCGCCCCTTGTCGATGACCACCACGCGCGGGCACAGGGCCGCCACGTCTTCCATGTAGTGGCTCGTGAGCAGCACGGTGGCCCCGAACTCCTCGTTGTATTTGCGCACGAACTGGCGCATGCGGGCCTGCATCGCCACGTCGAGCCCGATGGTGGGCTCGTCGAGAAACAGAACCTTGGGCTTGTGCAGGAGCGCTGCCGCCAGCTCGCACTTCATGCGCTCACCAAGCGACAACTGTCGGGTGGGTTTCCCGATGAGGTCTTCAATCTCCAAAAGCTCGACCAAGGTCTTGAGCGTCTGCTTCGCTTCGTCTTTGGGCAGGTCGTAGATTGCCCGGTTCATGGCGTAGGTCTCTGACGGAGGCAGATCCCACAAGAGCTGCTGTTTTTGCCCCATCACCAGCGTGATGGCCTTGAGGAAGGCGACCTCGCGGGCCTGGGGCTTGTGTCCGAACACGCGGGCCTCACCCGAGGTAGGGTGCAAGAGGCCGGACAGGATCTTGAGCGTGGTGGTCTTGCCGGCGCCGTTAGGCCCCAAAAAGCCCACCCGCTCGCCAGCCGCGATCGAGAACGAAAGGTCGTGGAGCGCCTCGACCGTGCGGAACTCGCGGTGGAACACCGACTTGAGGGCGGCCCATACACCCGGCGGCCGCTTGTGGACGCGGTAGGTCTTGCTGAGGGACGCGAGCTCGATCACCGGGCGTCACACCTGGCTGCCCACGGGCCACAGCCACGCGGCCCCACGCACCCCGCTCGCGTCGCCGTGGGCGGCCTTGACGAGCTTGGTGCTGATAACGTCGGAGAACACGAAGGATGTCCAAAGGCGGGGCACCGATTCGTACAGTCTCGCGACGTTCGAGACGCCTCCGCCGAGCACGATCACGTCGGGGTTGAGGATGTTGACGATGGCGGCGAGCCCGCGGGCCAGGCGAGCCTCGAAGCGCGCGAGGGTGGCCTCGGCGCGTGCGTCGCCGTCCAGGGCTGCTTTGGCAATGGCAGCCGCCGACAGTTCTTGGCCCGTAACGCGCCGATGGTCCGACGCCATGCCCGTGCCCGAGAGGAAAAGCTCGGTGCAGCCACGCAGCCCGCACCAGCAAGGCGGCAGGGTCAGCTCGTCCGGCTCCGGCCAGGGCAGCGGCATGTGTCCCCATTCGCCGCTGACGCCATCGGGGCCCTCGAGGATGCGCCCGTCGACCACGATGCCTCCGCCCGTTCCGGTACCGAGGATCACCCCAAACACCACGCGCGGTCGTTCGCCCACGGGAGGAAAGTGTCCGGGCGCCGCGGCCCCGTCCGCTGCCTCGGAGAGGGCAAAGCAGTTGGCGTCGTTGGCCACGCGCACGCGGCGATCGAGCGCCGCCGCGAGATCGTGGTCGAGCGCCTTTCCGATGAGGGAAAGGATGTTCGAGTTCTTCACGAGCCCGGTGGCCGGGGAGATCGTGCCAGGAATCCCGAGGCCTACTGTGCCGCGAGCGCCGGTGGTCGCCTCGACCTCGGCTACGGTTGCGGCGAGCGCACCGATCAGGCTCTCGTAGGCGTCTTTGGGTGTGGGACGCCGAACACGGCACAGTTCCCGACCTGCATCGTCGATCGCCAACGCTTCAATCTTCGTTCCCCCGAGATCGATTCCAATCCGCATCATTCGTCTCGCATTGCCGGCAAGTGGTAGTCTTATGACAGATGCCCGTCTACGTGTCCGAGTACGCGGCCGAGCTCAGAACCTTGGGCCATCAGGTGTTCGCCGTTCGCTACCCCTGCCCAGTCCTCGTCGTCAAGGGGGTGAGCGGTAACTTGAAAGATTCGAGTGGCAAGGGGGGCACGCTGGTCACGGAGGACATCATGGACCACTTGCGTCAGGCGAGCCTCCTGATTGGCCGGGTGTTTCTTCTGCGCAAGGGGCGCGGGGCCGCTCCCGGGCCGGTGACGATTGGGCGTACTGCGGGCAACGACGTGCCGATTCCCGAGTATTCGATCTCGCAGCGACACTGCATGGTGCGGCTCGAGCTCCAAGGCGCGCTTCTCTCCGACACCGGCTCGACCAACGGCACGTTCGTGGATGGCACCCGGCTTTTGCCCCAAAAACCCGTGCTCCTCGGTGACGGCACCGAAATCACCCTGGGCCGCTTCGTGTTCGTGTTTCACACGGCAGCGGGCTTCTCGGCGATGCTCGCCACGCAATCCTGACAGGGGTGGCCTGCCGCGCGAGGCTCAGCGCCGGACGGGCTTCTGGGGAGTCCGGCGGGCGGGCTTTCGGGCTGCGTAGCTCGTTTCGTCGGAGATCGGCGGGCCGACGAGCGGCGTCCACCCCGAGGGCAACGCGGGCGCGTTCTGGGCGTAGGTGCTGCGTCCCTGCCAGGGGCGAGGGATCCAGGCGTTGTTCCAGGCCTCCTGCCGGGCCGGCTGGCGGGGCGTGGACCCAAAGGTCATGCCGTTGAGGGCCAAGGGATTCATGTGCATGACCGCCTGTCCCGCGAAAAAATCGAGGCGAAGCCACGACAGCTCCGGAAAAAGCCCGACGTCGAGGCGATCGGGTTCAGGCAGCATGGTGATCGCGAAGTCCTCGGGGCGGATGAACCGCTCGGGCCGCGAGACATCCTCGTCGGCGCGGTAGCCGGTCACGCCGCCGCCCACCCCCGTGTACACCCCAGGCATGGGGAAGCTGCCGCCGCTTTGCAGCCCCTGCCAGCGCAGGAACTGGCTGCGCCCTCCGGTGTACACCACCACGTGGTCCTCGCGGGGATCGCTGCCGCCCACACGAACCACTTCGTGGGGTTCGTGGGTGAACTCGTGGAAGAAGAACTGATAGCCCACGGGCCGGAACCCTTCGTCGCCGTCGAGGCGCGAGGGCCCACGCAAGATCACGTTGACGTGCTCCCAGTCGCCCTCGTGATGGTTGATCCACTCGTTGTAAGGAAAATAAAACCAATACTGAATCGCGAGCAGGCCCTTGGCGCGGTTGAACCAAAAGAGGTGGGCGTGCTGGGTGGGTGCATACTCGAACGCAGCGGGTGCGGCATGCTCGAGAGGGTCGCCGTTCATGATCGCGCGCCAGCGTCGACGCCAGGCTGAGACCCCCTGCTCCATGCGGTCGTCTCCTGGCGCATCGACGGCGTAGTGAATGCGGCGGCCGTCTGCGTCCGTGGTCGGCAGGTCTGACCAGTCGTCGTCGGCGAGTCTGCGATGCGGGAGGGCTTCGTATTGCCTGACGGTGCGGCCCTGCTCGTCCAGCACCCGTGCGGTCAAACCAGCCCCATCGGCCCACGCGTACCGAACGGGCACCGGCCAGATGTCTCGATGCACGAAGGCCATCGCCGGGTTGAACCGGCGCGCCAGAATGGCGCCTGCCGGAGCCGCCTCTTCGGCAGGGGTGAGCGTCGTGGGATCGGCCAGATCGGCCCAGGACACTGCGGGGGATGCATCGGTATGTGCCCTTTCGGCCCCGAACGCCGCGGGGTCCACCCGGGGAAACTCTGCGTGTGCCGGAGGCCCGCCGCCGCCTGCGAAGGCCACGGCCACGACGGCTAACGATACCGTGGGCCCGCGTCGAGACATGATAACTCTCTTCTCGAAGTCATCGCCCGCTCACCGAAGAGGCTTGAGCCTGCAGATCTCAAGGCGGGGCGGGGCGGATACGATAAGTATGACATGTTCCCTGCATGCCGTGTCGCCCCTGGCGGTTTCTGCCGGATCGCTCGGCTCTGGGTGTTGTCGGGCCTCGTCTGCGCGGCCTGCGCCTGCACGAAGGAGCGCCCTCAGCCCGTGCTCGACAATCCCGCGCCTCGGGTGTCGAACTCGTTGCGCGCACCGACGCCCGTCGAGCCTGGCAGCCCTCCACAGAAGGTGGGGCTGCGTGAACGGCAGTGGGGCACGAAGAAGCCCGACCTCGATCCCACGGTGCTCACCACGGTCCGCAAGGATGTGCTGGCTGCGGCTGCCAAGAGCCTCAACGAGGATCCCGAGGGGCTCAAGCGCTCGGACCTGCAGGCCGCGCTCGACGCGCAGATGGGGGCCCTGGCCAAATGCTTCGATCACAGTGACGTCACCAGCGTGGGGATCTATTTCGAGGCCGATCCGAGCGGCCAGGCGCGCGGCGTTCGTGTGCGGGGTGCGCCTGCGGAAACCGAGACCTGCGCCACGAGCGTCATCGAAAACCTGAGGTTTCCCGCGTTCAAGGGCAACCCGGTTCCCATAGATTTTCCCATCTCCATTCGCCGCCGGGTCGAGGCCGTCACGGCTCCGGGAGCGAAGGGGCCCGAGTGAAGGCCGCGGCTAGAACTCGGCTAGAACCGCATACCGCGTTTGGCGCGGAACACGAACCACTTGTACGTCAGATACGAAGCGCCGCCGGCGGCGGCCATACCCAAGATTGGCGCGCCGGCCACGGTGAAGAGCACCGCGGATCCCGCCCAGGCTCCGAGCGCCCAGTAGCCTTTTTTCTTGGCGACTTCTTTGTCCCTCACTATCAAGCTGCCCATGGCGTTCCCTAACCAGGTAGTTAGCACGGAGGCGCCCGCCGGGCCACGGCGCCCCCCGGCGGTGCCGGGCCACAGGCCTGACAGCATGGCGAAATCACGCAAGAAACGTGTCGGCGCTTCGACTCAGTAAGGCTTGTAGGCCTTCACCTCGTCGATCGCCGAGCCCAAGAGTGTGTTGATGCGCTTTTTGAGAGCTGCACGTCGATCGTTCGTGCGGTACACGGCCCGTGCCAGGCTCACGAAGCGCTCGCCGAATTCGCAGGCGCGCTCGCAGTCGCGGAGTTGATCCTCGATGTCCCACAAGGTGGCGTTCACCTTGCGAAGCTCGTCCGCGGCGTGCTCGAGGTCAGGGCTCGGGGGAACGGCTTGGCGGCGCCGCGCCTCGAGGAGCCCCAGCTCGAAGCAGACCCGATCCCGCGTCTCGGGATCCGTGATGCGCTCGGCCTTGATCTCGAGGATGGTGATCTTGTCGATGAGCTCGCCCGGACTGACGTCGATGGTTACGGTCAAGGCCCACGTCTCCTCACCCCTTGCATCGGCGCGCGCCGGCGCGAAGTTGAGCGGCCACCCGGGCGAGCGGTCGAGCCCCCCTTGGCTCAGCGCCCGGCTGCTTGGTTCGAAAGCGCGTGCGCGACGCGCGCGAGGGCGCTTGCCCAATCGCCGGGCGCCGCTTGACGAAAGAGCTGCAGGGACGGGTAAAACGGCGATCGGGTTCCCCGTTCCTGCCAGCGCCAGTCGGGAACGTGCGCGAGCAGCAGCGATGTGGGGCGTCCCAGCGCGCCCGCCAGGTGAGGCAGGGCCGTATCGGTGGACACGAGGCCATCCACGTTCATCAGAAAGGCAGCGGTGTCGATGAACGCTTCGGGGCCCTCGTCGAGGCGCGCTCCCCAATCCTCGATGGCGGCGAGGCCTCCTTCCCGCGCCAAGGCGGCGAGCTGCTCGCGGCCGTGGTTTTTCTGGACGGACAGCCAACGCACCCGGCCCCCGGCCTGGGCGACGAGGGGGGCGAACGCAGCCAGCGGCGCTGAGCGGCGGGCATCGGCCTGATACTGGGGGTTGCCTTGCCAGGCCACTGCCACGCGGAGCCGGCCGTCGGCGGGTCCGAGCTGCGCGGCCCACTCAGCCACCCGCCGAGGCTCGGCTTGCAGGTACGTTGCGGGCGCGAAGAGCCGTTCTGGCAGGGGGCCGCACACGTGGGGAAGGCTGAACAGCGGTACAAAAAGCTCAGCGCGGGGCCAGGGCGCTCCCGGCGCCACCACCTCGTCCACGCCCGGAACGCTGCGCAGCAAGCTGGCCAGCCAGGGGCGCCCGGGTGGGAACCCCCGCGGAGGCACCACGGTGACCCGGCCCGTGAGAGCCCGTGCGCAGGCGGCGTAACGGATGAACTGGAGTGTATCGCCGAGACCTTGTTCGCAGACGAGCAGGAGGTGGGCGTCCGGGGCGGGCTGACCGCCCCACAAGCGTGCGCCCCCGGGAGCCTCCAGCGTGCCCTGGGCGACCTGGTGCGCGCGGTCGGCGGCAAAGCCCGCGAAACCTTCCGCCCACCGCCCGCGATAGCACCGCAGCTGCGCGAGATTGAACGCCGCCACCGTAGGGCCCGGGGCCTCGCGACAGGCGGCTTCGAGTTCGGCCTCGGCCCGGTCCGTCTGACCGAGCTCCTTGGCGGCGGTCGCCAAGCTGATGCGGGCGTTCGTCTGGGAAGGCGCGAGCCGCAACGCCTGCTCCGCGTGAGCCTGCGCCTCGGCGAAGTGCCCGGTTCTTACCAGGGCGCGCGCTGCGAGCTCGTGGAGGTGCGCGGCGTCTTGGCGTTGGCTCGCGGCCCGCACGAAGAGGCGAGAGGCTTCCGCGAAGGCCCCGGCGGCCGCCAGCGTCGAGAACAGGTTGTGGGCGTGTCCGGGTTCGTCGGGGGCTTCCGTGAATGCGCGCTCGTGGAGGGTGCGCGCCTCTGCGAGGCACCGACCGCTTTCCTCACCGGCGAGGGCGCGTTGCCGCAGCAGGTTTCCGAGGGCCGCCTGAGCCTGCGTGGTGCGCGGGGCGTCATGAAGGACGCTGCGCCACAAGCTCTCGGCCTCGACGAGGTTCCCGAGGGCGCGGTGCGAGAGCGCCAGATGGTGGCGTACGGGCACCGACGAGGGGGCCGCGGTGTACGCGTCCTGCAGGGCCACCACGGCGCCCGGGTGGTCATTGCGGCTTTGTAGGGCGACGCCCAGCACCAGGGCGGGTTCGGCATCTCCCGGTGTCATCGCGGCGCGTGCGAGCGCCTCGGCCGCAAGGGCATCTCCGCGGGCCAGCGCTGCGAGCGCCCGGCTGTGCCAGTCGTGGTTCATGGCTTGTCGAAACGCCGTCCGGGTGCATGGCTCCGGTCGGGCGGTTGCCAGGCGCGTGGCACGCAGAGCTTACCTTGGGTGCGCCCCGCGGCCTAGAATTCGGAAAAGCCCACGGCCTGAATTACACTCGTCCGAGGAGGGGTGTTCATGGCCGAGGCGTGTGCGAGGCAGTCATCGTGAGCCCGACGGGGATGACGAAGATCGCGTGCGAGGCCCTGCGGGGGCTTCGTGACCAGGGGGCACCCGATGGCCTCGGGTGACGAAAGGGCGCAAGGCCCCTTTGCGCCGCCCCCGGTGCCGCTGCCCGCTGCGGCCAGGCCTGTCATCGAGGGGCCGCCGCCCGCGCCGCCCCTGGTCGGCATTCCGGCGCCCCCGCTGACAGCGCCCGCGCGCATCGCGCCGCCCACGACGGCCCCCGGCACGGGAAAAACGGGCAGGTTTACGGGGAAGGTGATGGTGGCGCGCAAGTCGTCGTGGCCCGCTTGGCTTGCGCCTTTAGGGCGCGTGGCCGCTTGGGGGCGTGAACGCGTGCCCCCTGCCGCGCGCCCGGTGATCGCCCGCTATGGCGCAGGGGTGTTGGCATGGGGTGTGGGGGTGCTGTGCGGTCTTTGGTGGGCGCCCGGTGCGTCC encodes the following:
- a CDS encoding Rnase Y domain-containing protein, with product MSSSVTLAALVAAAVAAGPALWLGRWRRRRDYEAQARFEANDEAESLCRVAREEARRLVLEAGVRAREEALERRRGAEAPLGAQRRKHEALSLAVAKRDAALAIKRTELDRVRSQMERRAKTVKTREQDVAVARKEFEALHESARRELESRAGLTREEVKKALVAQAVEQATAEAANVVRAAEQLTPGAEHGRMAKRLMGLSIGRFHGHYLTERHLSVISLIDPRRGRANVPTEALEAIAQVAGVHLTLTDEQDAVRLEGLDGVGREVARRSLNRLIKRPARNADDVTRLAQNQKTQLDKELLELGRKAFAALQIPRAHPEIVDLVGRLNYRTSFTQNQWKHAVEAAFLCGMMAEELKLDAKVARRAALMHDIGKALTHEIDGSHAVIGADIARRLGESELVANAIGAHHTDEPFNSPYAFLVAAADALSGARPGARRQTEDNYVGKIADLERIVRGFRDIQEAFAVQGGREVRVYVKEDRVDDLGAIDLSSRLAQTISDEMTFPGQIRVTVIREFRAEENAG
- a CDS encoding ABC-2 family transporter protein — protein: MQGFRRYGALLAVQARVSAALAMQYRLDFIFKGIMSLFWLAVTLVPLLVVFEQRETMVGWTFPDALVVIGWFVLLKGILEGGVTPSLTLVTEGIRTGTFDFILMKPADTQFLVSTARFEPWRMVDLLGALAVFVYAFVLLGHPPSVASLAKAALLLVVAVALLYSVWILVVSASFYVVRVDNLSYLMTSLFDAGRWPVTVFRGLLQVLFTVVFPLALMTTYPALALLGRLTLVNALLCVAGGLVFTWLARRTWLRALRSYTSASS
- a CDS encoding ABC-2 family transporter protein, which codes for MWRSLRAYPALLRVGLAEMVAYRAEFLVWILTTNMPLVMMGLWTAVAASGPVGRFGQRDFVTYYLAVLVVRIVTNNWLVWEMTMDIRQGALATRLLRPISPLVQYSAEHIAAVPIRMLMVSPVVAVLIYVGGDPLLFGSFGRAAVFAFSLLGAWLILFFTMLTIGSLAMFVESALSIFDMWLAIHFVLSGYLFPLELLPTWVTPLSRALPFRYMLAFPVETWIGKLSLLDATRDLGIQWLFVAGMASLAAVTWRQGLRRFIAFGG
- a CDS encoding ATP-binding cassette domain-containing protein, encoding MIELASLSKTYRVHKRPPGVWAALKSVFHREFRTVEALHDLSFSIAAGERVGFLGPNGAGKTTTLKILSGLLHPTSGEARVFGHKPQAREVAFLKAITLVMGQKQQLLWDLPPSETYAMNRAIYDLPKDEAKQTLKTLVELLEIEDLIGKPTRQLSLGERMKCELAAALLHKPKVLFLDEPTIGLDVAMQARMRQFVRKYNEEFGATVLLTSHYMEDVAALCPRVVVIDKGRLIYDGELKTLVRRIRPDRRLTVGLASPVTLEAVTPLGTVLTRDEGRVVVSVSADRVNESVKYAFAHLPVADLSIEDPPLEDVMRELFQQAHVDNSARRARSPDVA
- a CDS encoding ROK family protein, yielding MRIGIDLGGTKIEALAIDDAGRELCRVRRPTPKDAYESLIGALAATVAEVEATTGARGTVGLGIPGTISPATGLVKNSNILSLIGKALDHDLAAALDRRVRVANDANCFALSEAADGAAAPGHFPPVGERPRVVFGVILGTGTGGGIVVDGRILEGPDGVSGEWGHMPLPWPEPDELTLPPCWCGLRGCTELFLSGTGMASDHRRVTGQELSAAAIAKAALDGDARAEATLARFEARLARGLAAIVNILNPDVIVLGGGVSNVARLYESVPRLWTSFVFSDVISTKLVKAAHGDASGVRGAAWLWPVGSQV
- a CDS encoding FHA domain-containing protein, which translates into the protein MPVYVSEYAAELRTLGHQVFAVRYPCPVLVVKGVSGNLKDSSGKGGTLVTEDIMDHLRQASLLIGRVFLLRKGRGAAPGPVTIGRTAGNDVPIPEYSISQRHCMVRLELQGALLSDTGSTNGTFVDGTRLLPQKPVLLGDGTEITLGRFVFVFHTAAGFSAMLATQS
- a CDS encoding tetratricopeptide repeat protein, with translation MNHDWHSRALAALARGDALAAEALARAAMTPGDAEPALVLGVALQSRNDHPGAVVALQDAYTAAPSSVPVRHHLALSHRALGNLVEAESLWRSVLHDAPRTTQAQAALGNLLRQRALAGEESGRCLAEARTLHERAFTEAPDEPGHAHNLFSTLAAAGAFAEASRLFVRAASQRQDAAHLHELAARALVRTGHFAEAQAHAEQALRLAPSQTNARISLATAAKELGQTDRAEAELEAACREAPGPTVAAFNLAQLRCYRGRWAEGFAGFAADRAHQVAQGTLEAPGGARLWGGQPAPDAHLLLVCEQGLGDTLQFIRYAACARALTGRVTVVPPRGFPPGRPWLASLLRSVPGVDEVVAPGAPWPRAELFVPLFSLPHVCGPLPERLFAPATYLQAEPRRVAEWAAQLGPADGRLRVAVAWQGNPQYQADARRSAPLAAFAPLVAQAGGRVRWLSVQKNHGREQLAALAREGGLAAIEDWGARLDEGPEAFIDTAAFLMNVDGLVSTDTALPHLAGALGRPTSLLLAHVPDWRWQERGTRSPFYPSLQLFRQAAPGDWASALARVAHALSNQAAGR